A window of the Sabethes cyaneus chromosome 1, idSabCyanKW18_F2, whole genome shotgun sequence genome harbors these coding sequences:
- the LOC128741757 gene encoding zinc finger protein 600-like, giving the protein METESIPDIPNDNPETYCRLCFSGFYVEPVFPSDTDPKLALIDLIARHVDIHITPETDYPCSVCRMCQMTLESFAKYRERCRQLDQVLQRKRLEVMQMHVKVEQQQVLSQNAVGFEQDTIYYLSDTDDGDVDGEEEQVRQHEPSDNMIEAQDEEDEPIDEEIEEELIKGDTLIKPEPYTEDEYGENQPQLHQQQQERPENSHDVDDVVVLLSEEDEKSVDGSTRASSEARIEEQTPEEPTKPLPFEVTSDGAYRCTICQKVFRLMKEIKAHIRKSHPEESQIYSCRFCQKKFSDTGSLRVHTRFHTMDFPHSCEECGAKFTMKDRLDKHVARYHDKNSPSYTDKRFKCTLCPRIFLQDQARNMHIIHFHDVKPADASVEPSLPVEQVFYCEVCQEAIESCSGHLQDRHPQAGEPGAESKPKISKRYKCADCPKLFRHRTAYRSHVMINHGTMPHKCDVCGSCFERKAKLTKHKERWHGENAKGKVLERYKCDHCERFFVRNQDRFRHEQIVHNIEAPAKLPTVWEGRKSNFPCAKCDRKFPSMKTMRIHFSLKHPEVPVRFKCTVCSKLFKHKTSLRDHMANHTGQQPYGCDHCEERFIRKKDMERHLEAVHGTDGDENTSGKRERFACKYCPRKLLSKTARFLHVKHNHADKEPISKQVLLSLPDSLTCSHCKKTFTSRNTLKLHVLNHLGKLPHQCDQCDAGFYKPADLLKHKQRYHTGGTSLSLASRFKCAYCPRIFIRKSARRYHHTVFHGIESKKNIVPSASGSGRSKSGGKRIKTDPDVEHPCALCSLVFVTTNMLQTHHQQQHPDQQFYYKCPHCPKRTVHRNSYLSHIKVHIGGFRHPCDECNAQFDRKVSLVNHKRRYHGESGKSQLRFYCTLCNREFVRNQDRVRHQKTVHNYQVQSSTSADTTTSAGPSKKVGKIKIKLERCIVESNLPEQTADEHNQSSGLDTSTDTPKKKCFVVSSDVEDCGEVEDDDDDQHAGEAKEMIEEDPVPTISSVISIKQETMSARKTYCDYPSEF; this is encoded by the exons ATGGAAACTGAGTCCATTCCGGACAT TCCAAACGATAACCCGGAGACATACTGCCGACTGTGTTTTTCGGGTTTCTACGTGGAACCGGTTTTTCCGTCTGATACTGATCCTAAGTTAGCATTGATTGATCTCATTGCCCGACATGTAGATATTCATATTACACCGGAAACTGACTATCCTTGCTCAGTTTGCCGGATGTGTCAGATGACGCTAGAGAGCTTTGCTAAATATCGTGAACGTTGTCGTCAGCTGGACCAAGTACTACAGCGTAAGCGATTAGAAGTGATGCAGATGCACGTGAAGGTTGAACAACAGCAGGTGTTGTCACAAAACGCCGTTGGTTTTGAACAGGACACAATTTACTACCTTAGCGATACAGATGATGGCGATGTAGATGGTGAAGAGGAACAGGTTAGACAGCATGAACCAAGCGATAATATGATTGAAGCACAAGATGAGGAGGATGAACCTATCGATGAGGAAATTGAAGAGGAGCTGATTAAAGGCGACACACTAATCAAGCCCGAACCGTACACTGAAGATGAATACGGAGAGAATCAGCCGCAATTACATCAGCAACAACAGGAACGACCTGAAAATTCCCATGATGTAGATGATGTTGTGGTTTTACTGTCAGAAGAAGATGAAAAATCAGTGGATGGGTCAACACGGGCGAGCAGTGAGGCTCGCATTGAAGAACAAACACCGGAAGAGCCGACGAAACCTCTACCCTTTGAAGTTACATCTGACGGTGCCTATCGATGTACCATCTGTCAAAAAGTATTCCGTTTAATGAAGGAAATTAAG gcaCACATTCGCAAAAGTCATCCTGAAGAATCACAGATCTATTCGTGTCGCTTTTGCCAGAAAAAATTTTCCGACACTGGGTCGTTGCGTGTGCACACACGTTTCCACACTATGGATTTCCCGCATTCATGTGAAGAATGTGGTGCAAAGTTTACTATGAAAGATCGTTTAGATAAACATGTCGCGCGATATCACGACAAGAACTCGCCAAGTTATACGGATAAACGGTTCAAGTGCACACTTTGTCCTCGAATATTTCTGCAGGATCAAGCTAGAAATATGCATATAATCCACTTTCATGATGTGAAACCGGCTGATGCATCGGTAGAGCCCAGTTTGCCGGTAGAGCAAGTATTCTACTGTGAAGTTTGCCAAGAAGCGATTGAATCATGCAGTGGCCATCTACAAGATCGGCACCCTCAGGCAGGTGAACCGGGTGCAGAATCAAAACCTAAAATTTCGAAGCGATATAAATGTGCTGATTGTCCCAAGCTTTTCCGCCATAGAACCGCCTACAGGTCCCATGTAATGATCAACCACGGTACGATGCCCCACAAATGTGATGTATGTGGAAGTTGCTTCGAGAGAAAGGCAAAACTGACGAAACACAAAGAACGTTGGCATGGAGAGAATGCCAAGGGTAAGGTTTTGGAACGATACAAGTGTGATCACTGTGAACGATTTTTTGTTCGCAACCAAGATCGTTTCAGACATGAGCAAATCGTTCATAACATCGAGGCACCAGCAAAATTGCCGACAGTTTGGGAAGGCAGGAAAAGTAATTTCCCTTGTGCGAAATGTGATCGTAAATTTCCATCGATGAAGACGATGAGAATACACTTTTCCTTAAAACATCCGGAAGTTCCTGTTAGATTCAAGTGTACGGTTTGCTCTAAACTTTTCAAACACAAGACTTCACTGCGAGACCATATGGCCAATCACACCGGTCAGCAACCGTATGGTTGCGATCACTGCGAAGAGCGGTTTATCCGTAAAAAAGATATGGAACGACATCTGGAAGCCGTTCATGGTACTGATGGTGACGAAAATACATCAGGAAAGCGAGAAAGGTTCGCCTGCAAGTATTGTCCACGTAAATTGCTCTCAAAAACCGCTCGTTTTTTGCACGTCAAACATAATCATGCTGATAAAGAGCCAATCTCCAAACAAGTTCTTCTGTCGTTGCCCGATTCTCTGACCTGCTCGCACTGTAAAAAGACATTCACCAGCCGTAACACGTTGAAGCTTCATGTCCTTAACCATCTGGGCAAATTACCCCATCAATGCGATCAATGTGATGCTGGATTCTACAAGCCGGCAGACCTGCTGAAGCACAAACAACGCTACCATACCGGTGGCACTTCTTTAAGCTTAGCAAGCCGGTTCAAATGCGCATATTGCCCACGTATCTTTATTCGAAAATCGGCCCGACGCTACCATCATACCGTATTtcatggtattgaatcgaagaAGAACATAGTCCCATCTGCCTCTGGAAGCGGTCGATCCAAATCCGGTGGCAAACGCATTAAGACCGATCCGGACGTGGAACATCCTTGCGCGCTCTGCTCGTTGGTCTTTGTAACCACCAATATGTTACAAACACATCATCAACAGCAACATCCAGATCAACAATTCTATTACAAGTGTCCGCACTGTCCAAAACGAACTGTGCATCGGAACTCGTACCTATCACACATAAAGGTGCATATTGGTGGCTTTCGGCACCCTTGTGACGAATGTAACGCTCAATTTGATCGAAAGGTGTCACTGGTCAATCATAAGCGTCGTTACCACGGGGAATCTGGTAAAAGTCAATTACGATTCTATTGCACTTTGTGTAATCGGGAGTTCGTGCGCAATCAAGATCGCGTTCGCCATCAAAAAACTGTGCATAATTATCAGGTGCAGAGCAGTACATCGGCTGATACTACAACTAGTGCAGGACCATCCAAGAAGGTTGGTAAGATCAAAATTAAGTTGGAAAGATGTATAGTAGAGAGTAATCTTCCCGAACAAACGGCCGACGAGCATAATCAGTCTAGCGGACTAGATACATCAACGGACACCCCCAAGAAAAAATGTTTCGTCGTGTCTAGCGATGTGGAAGACTGTGGTGAGGTGgaagacgacgatgatgatcaACATGCCGGCGAAGCGAAGGAAATGATAGAAGAGGACCCGGTGCCGACCATATCGAGCGTAATTTCCATTAAACAGGAAACAATGTCGGCGCGAAAAACGTATTGCGATTATCCGTCAGAATTTTAG